In Phaseolus vulgaris cultivar G19833 chromosome 10, P. vulgaris v2.0, whole genome shotgun sequence, a single genomic region encodes these proteins:
- the LOC137818012 gene encoding uncharacterized protein, translating to MAKLPQQLYVVHSSQSQSQSIRSDFCGGVHSNGHCFYQNNSPEVEDPSMLERMSKVEYVLTKIVSAQDNIVRAQDNSMAMIRSIEIQMGQLTKQITQIAEEQSGQFSVNSQTNSKEHCDNVVAEKEEKDETKGKRDEKERSEEEKIKRKSENKERGVLEKDLSYPHSPSKKEKERKFFDKLLPKKYFAGNLKQDSTFERFRKNRSYIEERNIELEDRYNVIIQKGLPKKFKNPGSFNLPVSIGALLVANALLDLGASVNIIPLAMLKKIGDLEIKPTKMTLKLVDQVTKYPYGVVEDVLVKVDKFTFPVDFVVMDMKEDEEFP from the coding sequence atggctaaattgccccaacaattatatgttgttcattCATCTCAAAGCCAGAGTCAGTCAATCAGgagtgatttttgtggaggtgttCATTCTAATGGTCACTGTTTTTATCAGAACAATTCACCTGAAGTTGAGGATCCATCCATGCTTGAAAGAATGAGTAAAGTTGAATATGTCCTGACAAAGATTGTGAGCGCGCAGGACAATATTGTGAGAGCGCAAGACAATAGCATGGCCATGATTAGGAGTATAGAGATCCAGATGGGACAGCTGACCAAACAAATTACACAAATTGCGGAGGAACAAAGTGGCCAGTTTTCAGTCAATAGCCAAACCAATTCAAAAGAGCATTGTGATAATGTAGtggctgaaaaagaagaaaaagatgagacaaaggggaagagagatgagaaagagagaagtgaggaggaaaaaataaagaggaaaagtgaaaataaggagagaggagttcttgaaaaagatttatcatatcctcattCTCCTtcaaaaaaagagaaggaaagaaaattctttgataaattgctccctaaaaaatattttgcaggaaatttgaagcaagattcaacatttgaaagatttcgaaagaataggagctatattgaagaaagaaatatagaGCTGGAGGATAGATACAATGTCATTATTCAAAAAGGCTTGCCTAAAAAATTCAAGAACCCAGGGAGTTTTAACCTTCCCGTGTCTATAGGTGCTTTATTAGTAGCCAATGCTTTATTGGATTTGGGAGCAAGCGTAAATATAATTCCTTTGGCAATGCTGAAGAAAATAGGTGATTTGGAGATTAAACCCACCAAGATGACTTTAAAGTTAGTTGATCAAGTAACCAAGTATCcatatggtgtggttgaagatgttcttgtCAAGGTGGATAAATTCACATTCCCTGTGGATTTTGTTGTGATggacatgaaagaagatgaggagTTCCCTTGA